The Rhodothermales bacterium genomic sequence CACTGTCGCAGCCCTCACACGCAGCCTCGCCTACACGGCCGACGTATTTGCTCCGTTGCTCGACGGGTGACCGGCATTCCGCCTCATTCCTCCTCTCCTTCCGACGTTGCCGCTTCCCCCCGCACGCCGTCGAGGCCATTCTCGAGTGCCATCAAATGCATGCGCTCCCGTTGCAGGGACGGGTCGTCCAGTAACTCTTCGATCTCTTTTAATTTCGGCAGCGCGGCCAGCTCGCTCAGGCCGAATTGCTCGAGGAAACGCTCGGACGTTCCATACAATAACGGCTTCCCGATAGCCTCGCTCCGGCCGACGATGTCGACGAGTCCCATCTCGAGCAGCTTGCGTACGGCGTAGTCGCTATCAACACCGCGGATGAAGTCCACCTCCGGTCTTGTCGTGGGCTGGCTGTAGGCCACGATCGCCAGCGTTTCCATCAACGTCCTCGACAGTTTCTTTGGGCGGTCCTGTTTGTAGATCGCGCGGATATACTCGGCATACCCGGGATCCGTCGCCATGCGGATCCCGCCGGCCCAGATCTTCACCCGGAAAGCCCTGTTCAGCCGGCTGTAGAGTGTATTGAGCCGTTCCACCGACTCCGCCACCTGGGCATCCGTGGGCCGGCGTTCGCCGGAGATCTCGCTGAAGACGCGGGAGACCCGCGCCAGAGGAATCGGGTCGTCTGCCGCAAACGCCAGCGCTTCGACCACGCCATCCAGCTTCGCCTCATACTCGGAGATTACAGGTGCCTCCGAGACGATTCCACCGTGGACAGGTGATTCCGATGGAGGAACGGGATACGCCTTCGGCTGGCTGACGGGCGGCTGGCGCTCATCCTCGGATTCCCGGTACTCAAGCGCTTCGAGCGCTTCGCGGGCGCTGCGTGTAAGCTTCTCAGCGTGTCGCTGATCGGTATCCTCGGGGATGGCCATGTGTTCTGCCATGAAATGATGCGTTGTCGGGCCCGGCGTTTCAGAACGATCACGTTCGGCCGGCCTGGCTTCTAGGAGCCTGGCTTCTAAGGTGGATACTGGCGCGGGCTGCTCGCTAAACACATGGGCCGGAGCCGGGGTTTCCGCATCGCCCCCTTCATCTGTGGCTTTGCTCCCATCCTCCATCCCCCGGCGTTGCTGCCTCTGAGGCGTTTGCACGTCAGGAGTCGGAACCGTCGCAGCCCCTTCTGACGTCGACGCCTCTCGATTTGACAAGGATACCTCGGATACCCGCATTTCGAATGGCGCCGGCTGACCAGGATTCGCCTCCGCGTGCCGAACCTCTTCATCCTCTGCCGCAAGGAAGGCAGCCGAAACGCTACGCAAGGGCGAGGTATCAAGCAGGGCATCGGATGCGGGATCTTCCTCTCCTGGATGATCGCCCACTGCTTTCTGAACCGCGTTCGACCCTACTAGGGGTGAATCGATCACCGGTTCGGGAGCTATCGGCGACTCGACATCGGGCTGGTGAACCACGACGGCTTCGACACCTGGTTCTTCACTGCTCGACGACATCATAACCGACTTTTCAAGTACGGGCTCTTCGATGACCGCCGCCTCAACAACCGCTTCTTCAACAACAGGCGCCTCAACAACCGCCTCTTCAACAACAGGGGCCTCAATCACGGATGCTTCAGCAATCGTCTCCTCCACAACAGGGGCCTCAATCACGGATGCTTCAGCAATCGTTTCCACGACAACCGGGGCCTCAATCACGGATGCTTCAGCAATCGTCTCCTCGACAACAGGGGCCTCAATCACGGACGTTTCAGCCATCGTTTCCTCGACAACCGGCGCTTCAATTGCCGGAAATTCAGTTCCCGGCTCCTGCATCGGTCCAACGGATGTCGACACAGGCTTCCCTGGGTTGGCCTGAGCCGGCGGCAAATCGGCCTTCTGCTCTTCAACGTGCGACGCCTCAGCGTTCAAGCGCGGTTCAGGCTCAACGATGCGTACCGTTTCTACCCGCGGAACGACACGTCGTTCGGGTTTTGAAAAGAGCGCCACGCTGCGCTTTTTTTCTTCGGTGGGCCGTGGAAATTGTGTTTCCTCGGTGTGAGTCGTCGATTTCGCCACGACAGGTGGGCGCTCATCTTCCTGGTTCGGTTGAGGAGGCTCCGGAGTCGCTCCTTGCGACGCCTTGGCGCTAGCGACATGATGCTCCTCATGCTCATTTTTGAGGCTCAGCAGGAAATCGGACAGTGATTGCGCCCGGCTCGAAGGGGGGCCGGCTGTATCGGGCGGGCGGCGTTCTCCCTCGATGGCCGCCGCGATCGACTCCAGCGCCGGGAAATTTGGACGGGGATTGGGGGCCTGATCGGTCGTCGCGAGGTTCGTCGGGATTGCGTGGCCGTCCCCCGTCGGCGGATCGAGGCGCGCGAGGATGGAAAGGGCCTGCTGACGTGCATCAGCGATCTGGCCTCCCTCCTGCGAAGATAGAGGCGTGGCTTGCCGGGAAGTCGGCGGCTCGGCAGGCGGCGTCCGCAGCGTATGAAACGCCTTCAACACATCCGGCTTTTTGGGCCGAGCAAGTTCATGGGGCTTGTCCTGTCCAGCCGGCGCGCGGGAGGGGTCCTCCGAGGGCGAAGCAGCCGAACGATCCAGTTCATTCGCCTTGCGGCTTTGTACCGGAGACACAATCCAGCTCTCACGCGGCATCGCGGCGTCGTACGAGGTGGCCGAAAATCGGGGAGGGCCTGGGGCATCCATGGGGGCATCGACACTCGGCGCAGGGCGCAGCCGAGGGCCTGTCTCGCTGGATTTCCGCGGAATATCGAGCGTGCCGTTTAACGGGTCGTAGATGCGGCGTGCGCCCGCTGGGCGTTCTGCTTCGCCGGCATCGTCCGCGCTCAGCGTGGCGTCTGGGCGTTCCGGTCGGCTTTCAGCGAGTGTCCGATCACTGCCCTCCCCCATTGACGCTTCCAGCTTATCCAGGGACTTTAGGACGAACGACTCGTAGTCACTATCCATCCCGTCGAGCTCCGTGGGATTCGACAACAGGACATTCGAATCCAGCGCCGGCGCGGACGTATCCGCCGCGGACGCAAAATCGATCGGTCCGTCTTCATGCCAGGGAAGGGAGTCCTCCCGTTCAATCGTCTCGGGCAACTCCTTGGCAGACTCGAGCGTCTCTTCCGGCTTGAAACCGGGATACCGCGGTGCGTGCGGAATGATATACGTTTCACCGACCCGGCTGAACTTGTCGAAGGACTCGATAACCTGTCGTTTGAAGACCTGGAGCCGGGCGCGCAGTGCGTGGGAGTCTATACTTTTGTCGCCGCCGTGAAACCGGATGAGATCCTGCTCGACATCTTCCGGCAGCGATATTTTGCGCACGTCTACACGCAGACCCCGCCGGCGGAGGGCGGAGAGTAATTCGTTTTTGTATTCGTCGATACTCGGCAGCTCAGCATCATTATCCGGCTGTGGAGTGGCTATACCTCCCGATGAGAAGAGGCCACTTGGTGGGGTATAGCTATCCTCGCCGTCGGGCTCGTTGGCCAGGGCGCCGAGGTCCCATATGGGTTTGTCTTTCTTTTTGACGGGGAGGACTTCGTCGGCAGGGGCAGGATCCTGAAAGAGGCCTTCACCCTCTTTCAGAAAAGAGGTAAGGTAATTTCCGGGATCCAGCCACGTGTAGTCTCGCTTTTCGGGCGACCAGATCGCCGTCCCTGAGACTTTGACCCAATCCACATCCCGATCAGAGAACGGCGACGACCGTCCCTTCTTTAAAAGTCGATCCCTAAATCCGCCAAAGTAACGAGCCATAGCGGCGTATCGGTTTCGCCGGTGAATGGAAACGTACGCGAGCCGTCGCGGGGCGAGGCGTCACGTGCGTCGAGGGGCTCGGGGGGATGAGACAAAAAACGCGCGGAGCATCCGTGTAAGTTTAACGTGTGGGGCTCCCGTGTACGAACGCTTTTTGACGACGCCTGGCTGCGTTTTTCAGAGAAAGGCCATGCGCCGTTGGGCTCACTCGTTTGCCGGCTGTACAGTCGGATCCGCTGGCGGGGGTGTCGCGCCCCCGTAGGAGAGGGTGCGTTCCAGGTAGAAATCGTTCCCGTCGGGGGTGATGAGAAGCGAAACCTGTCCCTGCTGCGCCATCTCAAGGATCACGAGGAAGGTGACGATGATAAAATGCTTCGGCCGACTGGCGATGAGGTGAACAAACGAGAGCCTGTCCTCAAAGGCCAACCGCTCCAGCACAAACTCGCGCTGAGAATCCAGCGAGTACTGGTTACGATGTACCGCGTGAACGGGCGTATCCGGCACCTCGCTGAGCACTCGCTGTAAGGCGCTGATCAGACTAAAGACCGACACCTCGAGCTCGACACCCTGCACTCCAATAATCTGCTCCTTCTCCTGCTCGGAGAACGAACGCGTGAAGTGCTCGCCGCGTATCTCATAATTGTCGTTCAAAGACTGTGCCGCCTCCTTGTACTGCATGTACGTAAGGAGTCGCTTCACCAGTTCGCTGCGTGGATCGACCGGTTCGCCCTCTTCATCCACTTCGGCCGACGGCAGCAGCATGCGCGCCTTGATGTTGATCAACTGGGCGGACATATAGATGAAGTCGCCCACGCTATCGAGGTCGATCTGCTCGAGCACACGCACGTACGAGAGAAACTCGTCCGTTATCCGCGAAATGGGGATATCGTGGATATCGAGTTCATCCCGCTGAATAAAAAACAGCAGAAGGTCCAGGGGTCCTTCGAATTCCTGCAGTTGAACGCGATACATCGAAGCGAGGTGAATCGGCTAGTGATCGGCAAGCCGGCAGCGGCCATAACCATGGACGCAAGAATCGTGCGGAAGCCGCGCCCGTCGCTGGCGCATCCTATTAGGAGTATCGTCACGGCGAACCGCCGGCGCGAGATTTAAACCAGGCGATGGTGTGTGTCAATCCATCCGTCAGGCTTATTTCCGGCCGCCAACCCAACGTGTGGCCGGCCAGGCCGGCATCGAGCACGCTGCGGGCGACCTCTCCCGTGCGCGCCGGCGCCAGGGCAAAGCCGGGGTCGACGCCAAGTGCATCGGAGAGGACGTGGTACAATTCCAGGACGCTGGTCTCGATACCGGTCCCAATGTTAAACGTGCCGCTCGCAGGCTGCCGCAGGGCCAACCGATTGGCGCGAACGACATCGCCCACATACACATAATCGCGCGTCTGGAGGCCATCCCCAAAAATCGTGACGGGACGAACGGCGAGCAGCCGCTCGATAAACACCGAGATCACACCCGCGTCGCCTTCGGGTGTCTGGCGAGGGCCATACACGTTGGCGTAACGGAGGGAGACAGTAGTCAAGCCGTGGACATCCGCGTAATAGGCAAGATACCGCTCGGACACAAGCTTGGATACGCCGTAAGGCGATTGGGGGCGCTCCGGATGGGTTTCGTCCTGAGGAACACGCACGGGCTCGCCATATAACGCCCCTCCGGAAGAGGAAAAGACGACGCGCCGGAGTCCGGCGGCACGACCGGCTTCCAGCAGATTCAGCAGCCCCAACACATTTACGCGGGCATCAAACGCCGGCTCGGCGACAGAGCGTCGGACGTCGATCTGGGCGGCAAGGTGTACCAGAGCGTCGAAGCGATGCTCGGCAAAGAGGTCGCACACGGCAGGGTCGCCGATGTCCAGGACGTGCAGTGACACACCGGGGGGAACCTGCTCTCGGTAGCCATTGATCAGGTTGTCGAGCACATGTACCTCGTGCCCTTCATCCAGCAACGCATCCGCGACATGGGAGCCGATAAAGCCGGCGCCTCCGGTCACGAGCACCTTCATGCCGGCGTGAGCGCGATGGTGGAGAACGTATCCGGGGCAAACAGCGTCTGGGCGAGGTCCTGCACCTGCGCGGCCGTCACGGCCTCGACCGAGGCGATGATTTCGTCCAGCGAGAAATTGCGGCCAAAATAAAGCTCTTGTTTCCCCAATCGCATCATCCGGTTGCTCATGCTTTCGAGCCCCAACATGAGCGAACCCTTGACCTGGCTGACCGCCTGGTGGAGCAGGCGCGGGCTAATGGGGACCTGCGCGAGGCGGTCGATCTCCCGAAGGATCAGCTTTGTCGCGCGGGGGATTTTCTTGCTATCCGTGCCCATATAGACGCCAAAATCGCCCGTGTCCGACTGCATGTTGGCGAACGAGTAGATCGAGTAACAGAATCCGTACTTCTCGCGGATATTCTGGTTGAGCCGGCTGGACATCCCACTGCCCAGGATCGTATTGAGCACATTCATGACGCTCCGACGTTCGTCCATGATACCAAACGCGCGCCGGCCCAGGACGAGATGCGCCTGCTGGATTGGCCGCGGCTCGATGAGATCGCCCGGGGCGTAACCGTTGACCGACGGCGTGGCGTACTCGCGGTTCGTGCGATCCACCCCTTCAAAAGCCTTGCGAACGTACTGGACGACGCGGTTGTGGTCGATATTACCGGCGACGGAGATGATCGTCCGCGCCGGCGTGTACCGGGTATCGACGTAGTGTTGAAGCTGGTCGCGCGTGAAAGACCGGACGCTGTCCGGGTAGCCGATGATCGGGCGCGCGAGAGGGGTGTTCTTGTAAACGACGGCCTCGTATCGATCAAAGATGAGGTCTTCCGGCACATCCTCATACATCTTGATCTCCTCGATCACCACATCCTTTTCCTTGTCGAGCTCCTTTTCGGGGAAGGTCGGCCGGAGGATGAGATCGCAGGTGACATCGATCGCACGGTCCAGATGTTCGTCGAGCGCGCGGGCGTAATAACAGGTGTATTCCTTGGTCGTGAAGGCATTCAGATAGCCTCCGACAGACTCCAGCCGGCGCGCGATCTGATCCATCCTCCGGCGTTGGGTCCCTTTGAACACCATGTGTTCGATAAAATGGGAGATGCCGGCTTCCGCCTCGCTTTCATCGCGACTGCCGGTATAGACCCATACGCCTACCGAGATGGAACGGACAGAGGGAATGGCTTCCGTAACGATACGGAGTCCGTTCGGGAGCGTGGTTTTATCAAATCCGGAAGCGGCCGGCGTGTTCATGGCTCGGTCCCGAGATGGGCGTAATGAGTTAAAAAAACGGGGATCCCCTGATTTGAAACACCGGGAGGGAGCAAGGCTCCCTCCCGGTGTCCAACGTTCACACATCGACTGGTCTAGCGACGTCCACCGCCACCACCGCCGCGACGATCGCCACCACCGCCGCCGCCGCGACGATCGCCACCGCCACCGCCACCACGACGATCACCACCGCCTCCTCCGCCGCGCCGATCGCCACCACGATCTCCGCGGTCGCTACTACTGCGCTCCCGCTCGGGCCGTTCGACGCCATTCTCCGGTTTCGGGAGGAACGGTTTACGGCTCAGACGGAGTTTGCCGTCGTCGCGGACTTCGATCAGCTTGACGCGGATCTTGTCGCCTACCTGCACATAGTCTTCGGGACGTTCCACGTACACATGGTCCATCTCCGACACGTGCAACATGCCTTCTTTCCCCGGCATGATCTCGATGATCGCACCGAAGCTCAGGATGTCGCGCACGGTGCCTTCGTATTCCTCACCCTCTTCAGGGACGGTTACGATGCCCTTGATGATGCGCAGCGCCGCTTCGGCATTCTCCTGGTTGGTAGCGGACACGGTTACGTAACCAACGCCATCGCGTTCTTCGATCTCGATCTGAGTGCTCGTCTCGCGCTGGATGCCCTGGATGATCTTGCCACCGGGCCCGATAACCGCGCCGATAAACTCGGAGTCGATCGTGATCTGCGTGAGGCGAGGCGCGTAGGGCGACATTTCGCCGCGCGGCTTGTCGAGCACCTCGGCCATCTTGTCGAGGATATATAGCCGGCCTTCGCGGGCCTGTTCGAGGGCGCTTGCGAGGACCTGCTTGGTCAGACCCGACACCTTGATGTCCATCTGGCAGGCCGTGATCCCGGCGCGGCTCCCCGTCACCTTGAAGTCCATATCGCCGAGGTGGTCCTCGGTGCCCAGGATATCGCTGAGCACGGCAACCCGCACCCCGTCCGTGATGAGCCCCATTGCCACGCCGGCAACGGGCGCTTTGATCGGGACGCCGGCGTCCATCATGGCTAGTGCACCGGAGCACACCGACGCCATGGACGACGAACCGTTGGACTCCAGCACGTCCGCATTGATGCGGACAGTATAGGGGAAGTCCGCATCCGCGGGCATGATGGCCGACAGGGCGCGTTCGGCGAGGTAGCCGTGGCCGATCTCCCGGCGGCTGGTGCCGCGAAGCATCTTGGCCTCACCCGTACAGAAGGGCGGGAAGTTGTAGTGGAGGTAGAACCGGCGATCCGTGGTGTCGAACACCTGGTCGACCGCCTGGGCGTCTTTCCGGGTGCCGAGGGTAACGGAGGCGAGCACCTGTGTTTCGCCGCGGGTGAAGATCGACGAACCGTGGACGCGGGGCAGGTAGCCCACTTCCGCCCAGATGTTGCGGATCTCCATGAGCCCCCGACCGTCGAGCCGGCGACCTTCGGCGAGAATCATTTCCCGCATCACGCTGCTCTCGACATCACCGACGGCAGTCTTGATCTGGCTTGCTGTATACCCTTCGACCGTAGCCTCGGCACGCGGTTTACCCGTTTCCGGGTTGTTATCGCCGAGGAGCTGGCTCAGAACGAATTCCTTGAGTTCGTCGATGCTGCTGTAGAAAGCTTCCTTCAGATAGGGCTGCAAGAGCACCGCACGCACCTTCTCGCTGATCAGAGCGGAGACGGTGTCGATGAGCGGCTTGGGCGTGACGATTGGAGTGTAGGTCATCGGCTCCGGTTTCCCGAAGGCATCGACCAGCGCCTTCTGCCCCTGGCAGAGCTTCTTGATCGCTTCGTGGCCCACTTCAAAGGCCTCAAGCATGGTCTCTTCAGAAACCTCCTTCATCTCCCCTTCAACCATCATGATGGCATCGGCCTTGCCGGCGATGATCAGGTTGATTTCGCTCTCCGCCATCTGCTGGAGCGTGGGGTTGACGATAAACTCGCCGTTCACGAGCCCGACACGCACGCCGGCCGTCGGCCCGTCGCACGGGGCGCCGGCCAGCGCCAGCGTAGCCGATGCCGCCACGCCCGTGAGGACGTCCGCATCGTTCTCATCGTCCGCCGAAATGACGTAGATGATGATCTGCACTTCATGGCGGTAGCCTTCGGCGAAGAGCGGACGGATCGTCCGGTCGACGAGGCGGCTGGTCAGCGTCTCTTTATCGTTCAAGCGGCCTTCGCGCTTGATGAACCCGCCCGGGATCTTGCCGCCGGCCGAGAATTTCTCTTTGTACTCTACCGTGAGCGGGAAAAAATCCGCATTCTCACGGGGTTTCGGGGCTAATACGGCCGTAGCCAAAACCATGGTATCACCCAGGCGGGCGACGACGGAACCGTTGGCCTGTTTTGCGAGGCGACCGGTTTCCAGAGAGATGAACCGCCCGGGGGCGAATTCTATCTCTTGAATTGTTGCTTTCGACATTGTCTTCGTGTAAGTGAGAGTATCTTTTTCCTTTCTCCATCAATCAACATGACGCTACTGCTGCATGCGCTCAGGCACGTTCATCTACCAGCTACACATCGAATCAACGGACGACAGCCGGCGGACGCTCCGCCGGAATGGCACATAACATCGGGCGTCTCAACCCGCAGCAGGAGGCGCCGCGGTCCCCTCGGACACGCGCGCCTCACGTCGCGACGCAGCGATCACACCGGACTACACACCGGAGCGGTTACTTACGAATACCGAGGTCCTCGATGATCTTACGATACCGTTCGATGTCCTTGGCGACGAGGTAGTTCAACAGCCGGCGGCGCTTGCCTACCAGTTTGATCAACGAACGGCGGGTAGCGTGGTCCTTCGGGTGGAGCTTCAGGTGCTCCGTCAATTCGGTGATACGCTTTGAGAAGATCGCGATCTGAACTTCCGGAGTGCCGGTGTCGTTCGCCGCTTTACCGAACTGTTGGATGAGTCCGGACTTCAGTTCCTTCGTGAGCATGTAGGGCTCCTCTTTAGATTATACCATGCTAAAGAAGATGCACGCCGTGCGGGTCCTTCGTATCAGAGCCCGGTGTTCAACGTACACCCTGCGCTGTAATTCAGCGCTCTAATTCGGCCATACAACGCGCCTTGTCTTTTGAAAGTTGCTCGACGAGCGCGTCGACGGTGGTGAATTTTTTCTCGTCGCGGATACGTTCGACGAAATCGACCCGCAACGAATGGCCGTACAGATCTGCCTCCACGTCCAATAAATGGACCTCGATCCGCAGATCGGCGCCATTAAATGTAGGCCGAACGCCGATGTTGAGCATGCCGGCAGCAGGCGTCGCGACCCCTGGCCGCCAGACGCGCACGGCGTAGACGCCGGGCATGGGCACTACCTTGCGGGGGTTGTCCACGGCGAGGTTGGCCGTA encodes the following:
- the scpB gene encoding SMC-Scp complex subunit ScpB, which codes for MARYFGGFRDRLLKKGRSSPFSDRDVDWVKVSGTAIWSPEKRDYTWLDPGNYLTSFLKEGEGLFQDPAPADEVLPVKKKDKPIWDLGALANEPDGEDSYTPPSGLFSSGGIATPQPDNDAELPSIDEYKNELLSALRRRGLRVDVRKISLPEDVEQDLIRFHGGDKSIDSHALRARLQVFKRQVIESFDKFSRVGETYIIPHAPRYPGFKPEETLESAKELPETIEREDSLPWHEDGPIDFASAADTSAPALDSNVLLSNPTELDGMDSDYESFVLKSLDKLEASMGEGSDRTLAESRPERPDATLSADDAGEAERPAGARRIYDPLNGTLDIPRKSSETGPRLRPAPSVDAPMDAPGPPRFSATSYDAAMPRESWIVSPVQSRKANELDRSAASPSEDPSRAPAGQDKPHELARPKKPDVLKAFHTLRTPPAEPPTSRQATPLSSQEGGQIADARQQALSILARLDPPTGDGHAIPTNLATTDQAPNPRPNFPALESIAAAIEGERRPPDTAGPPSSRAQSLSDFLLSLKNEHEEHHVASAKASQGATPEPPQPNQEDERPPVVAKSTTHTEETQFPRPTEEKKRSVALFSKPERRVVPRVETVRIVEPEPRLNAEASHVEEQKADLPPAQANPGKPVSTSVGPMQEPGTEFPAIEAPVVEETMAETSVIEAPVVEETIAEASVIEAPVVVETIAEASVIEAPVVEETIAEASVIEAPVVEEAVVEAPVVEEAVVEAAVIEEPVLEKSVMMSSSSEEPGVEAVVVHQPDVESPIAPEPVIDSPLVGSNAVQKAVGDHPGEEDPASDALLDTSPLRSVSAAFLAAEDEEVRHAEANPGQPAPFEMRVSEVSLSNREASTSEGAATVPTPDVQTPQRQQRRGMEDGSKATDEGGDAETPAPAHVFSEQPAPVSTLEARLLEARPAERDRSETPGPTTHHFMAEHMAIPEDTDQRHAEKLTRSAREALEALEYRESEDERQPPVSQPKAYPVPPSESPVHGGIVSEAPVISEYEAKLDGVVEALAFAADDPIPLARVSRVFSEISGERRPTDAQVAESVERLNTLYSRLNRAFRVKIWAGGIRMATDPGYAEYIRAIYKQDRPKKLSRTLMETLAIVAYSQPTTRPEVDFIRGVDSDYAVRKLLEMGLVDIVGRSEAIGKPLLYGTSERFLEQFGLSELAALPKLKEIEELLDDPSLQRERMHLMALENGLDGVRGEAATSEGEEE
- a CDS encoding segregation/condensation protein A; amino-acid sequence: MYRVQLQEFEGPLDLLLFFIQRDELDIHDIPISRITDEFLSYVRVLEQIDLDSVGDFIYMSAQLINIKARMLLPSAEVDEEGEPVDPRSELVKRLLTYMQYKEAAQSLNDNYEIRGEHFTRSFSEQEKEQIIGVQGVELEVSVFSLISALQRVLSEVPDTPVHAVHRNQYSLDSQREFVLERLAFEDRLSFVHLIASRPKHFIIVTFLVILEMAQQGQVSLLITPDGNDFYLERTLSYGGATPPPADPTVQPANE
- a CDS encoding GDP-mannose 4,6-dehydratase, which codes for MKVLVTGGAGFIGSHVADALLDEGHEVHVLDNLINGYREQVPPGVSLHVLDIGDPAVCDLFAEHRFDALVHLAAQIDVRRSVAEPAFDARVNVLGLLNLLEAGRAAGLRRVVFSSSGGALYGEPVRVPQDETHPERPQSPYGVSKLVSERYLAYYADVHGLTTVSLRYANVYGPRQTPEGDAGVISVFIERLLAVRPVTIFGDGLQTRDYVYVGDVVRANRLALRQPASGTFNIGTGIETSVLELYHVLSDALGVDPGFALAPARTGEVARSVLDAGLAGHTLGWRPEISLTDGLTHTIAWFKSRAGGSP
- a CDS encoding pitrilysin family protein: MNTPAASGFDKTTLPNGLRIVTEAIPSVRSISVGVWVYTGSRDESEAEAGISHFIEHMVFKGTQRRRMDQIARRLESVGGYLNAFTTKEYTCYYARALDEHLDRAIDVTCDLILRPTFPEKELDKEKDVVIEEIKMYEDVPEDLIFDRYEAVVYKNTPLARPIIGYPDSVRSFTRDQLQHYVDTRYTPARTIISVAGNIDHNRVVQYVRKAFEGVDRTNREYATPSVNGYAPGDLIEPRPIQQAHLVLGRRAFGIMDERRSVMNVLNTILGSGMSSRLNQNIREKYGFCYSIYSFANMQSDTGDFGVYMGTDSKKIPRATKLILREIDRLAQVPISPRLLHQAVSQVKGSLMLGLESMSNRMMRLGKQELYFGRNFSLDEIIASVEAVTAAQVQDLAQTLFAPDTFSTIALTPA
- the pnp gene encoding polyribonucleotide nucleotidyltransferase, which produces MSKATIQEIEFAPGRFISLETGRLAKQANGSVVARLGDTMVLATAVLAPKPRENADFFPLTVEYKEKFSAGGKIPGGFIKREGRLNDKETLTSRLVDRTIRPLFAEGYRHEVQIIIYVISADDENDADVLTGVAASATLALAGAPCDGPTAGVRVGLVNGEFIVNPTLQQMAESEINLIIAGKADAIMMVEGEMKEVSEETMLEAFEVGHEAIKKLCQGQKALVDAFGKPEPMTYTPIVTPKPLIDTVSALISEKVRAVLLQPYLKEAFYSSIDELKEFVLSQLLGDNNPETGKPRAEATVEGYTASQIKTAVGDVESSVMREMILAEGRRLDGRGLMEIRNIWAEVGYLPRVHGSSIFTRGETQVLASVTLGTRKDAQAVDQVFDTTDRRFYLHYNFPPFCTGEAKMLRGTSRREIGHGYLAERALSAIMPADADFPYTVRINADVLESNGSSSMASVCSGALAMMDAGVPIKAPVAGVAMGLITDGVRVAVLSDILGTEDHLGDMDFKVTGSRAGITACQMDIKVSGLTKQVLASALEQAREGRLYILDKMAEVLDKPRGEMSPYAPRLTQITIDSEFIGAVIGPGGKIIQGIQRETSTQIEIEERDGVGYVTVSATNQENAEAALRIIKGIVTVPEEGEEYEGTVRDILSFGAIIEIMPGKEGMLHVSEMDHVYVERPEDYVQVGDKIRVKLIEVRDDGKLRLSRKPFLPKPENGVERPERERSSSDRGDRGGDRRGGGGGGDRRGGGGGGDRRGGGGGGDRRGGGGGGRR
- the rpsO gene encoding 30S ribosomal protein S15 — translated: MLTKELKSGLIQQFGKAANDTGTPEVQIAIFSKRITELTEHLKLHPKDHATRRSLIKLVGKRRRLLNYLVAKDIERYRKIIEDLGIRK